The region CATGCTGCGCCGGGCCGACCGAATGCTGGCCGAGCTCGACGACGAACGCGTGGCCGACAAGGTGGCTCGCATCAAATTCCCGACCCCCGCCGCGTGCGGGCGCACGCCGCTGATGGCCAAGGGGCTGACGAAGACCTACGGATCGCTGGAGATCTTCACCGGCGTGGACCTGGCGATCGATCGCGGGTCGCGGGTGGTGGTGCTGGGCCTCAACGGCGCGGGCAAGACGACGCTGCTGCGGCTGCTCGCCGGTGTCGAGACTCCCGACGCCGGTGCGCTCGAGCCGGGTCACGGCTGCAAGATCGGGTACTTCGCGCAGGAGCACGACACCCTCGACAACATGGCGACGGTGTGGGAGAACATCCGCCACGCCGCACCGGACACCGGGGAGCAGGAGCTGCGCGGGCTGCTCGGGGCGTTCATGTTCAGCGGCGCGCAGCTCGACCAGCCGGCCGGCACGCTGTCGGGCGGTGAGAAGACCCGCCTGGCGCTGGCCGGTCTGGTCGCATCGACAGCCAACGTGCTGCTGCTCGACGAGCCCACGAACAACCTCGATCCGGCATCGCGGGAGCAGGTTCTCGACGCACTGCGCAGCTATGTGGGCGCCGTGGTGCTGGTGACCCACGATCCCGGCGCCGCCGAGGCGCTCGATCCGCAGCGCGTGGTGCTGTTACCCGACGGCACCGAGGACTTCTGGTCCGAGGACTACCGGGAGCTCATCGAACTCGCCTGAGTTTGCTTTTTACTGCCATCGGCGAGTGGAGTTCTTTCCGATGTCACACAGCGAGTTCACAGGTGCTTGAAGGCTAACAAGTAGCTTTGCTAGCCTTCACCGGACGGGCGATCTCTGGGGGGAGTCAACCGATTCACCTGCTGCGTCGCGATTCTCGGGGGAGGAATTTTTCGCATGCGTATTTTCGCTGTTTCGACTGTTTTGGCGGGAGCTCTGAGTCTCCCACTCGGTCTGGCCACGGGGGAAGCGGCCGCCGCCACACCGGTGTTGACCATCTCGGGCCACACGCTGGTCGTCCGGACGCCGATGGAACAGGAGCTGCAGGGCCGGCTCTGCCGAGGGCAATTCTCGTGCCAGAAGGTGGACTACCGATCCAGCGGACTCGGTGGTCGCCCGAAAGTGGAGGCGGTGGAGATCCTGCAGAACGACCTGCAGGCGACTGCGGGTCCGGCGATCGTGTTCGCGTATTCGCAAGGGGGTGAGATCGCAACCTCATGGCTCCTCAAATACGGCGCCAGCACCGGCCGGGTCGCCGGTCAGCCCGATGAGGTGCAGTTCGTCCTGGCGGGCAGCCCCGACAACGGTATGGGCGGCCTGGGCCCGGCGAGCGGATCCACGACAGCCCCGGCGACGCCGACCGACACCGGATACACGATCATCGAGGTGTCGCGCGAATACGACCTCGAATCCGATTTTCCGACGAAACGTTTCAACTCCTTCGCGAACGCGAATGCTCGCTCGGGCTACTTCCGTGTCCACATGGACTACACCGGTGTCGACCTGACCGACCCGAACAATCTCGTCCTTCAGAAGGGCGGCACCACATACGTCTTGGTACCCACCGAGAATCTGCCGATGCTGGATCCGCTGTTGTCCTTGCATCTGAACGGGTTGCATGACGCGCTGAACGCCAAGCTGAAGCCGATCGTCGACTCCGCTTACGACCGCACGGGATACGTCACGTTGGCCGAGGCCATGGCGGCAGGATGGGAGCTACCGAACCTTCTCACCGACCTTCCGCCGGCCGCTGCGCCAGCACAGAACGCCGTCGCCGGGCTCAGCGTAGCTCCGTCGACCGGATCGGGTGAGAAGGCTTCGTCAGCAGCAGCACCGGTGGTATCTGCGGAGTCTGCTGATCCTGGCATCGGCGGCCGTAAGGTGTCCCCCGCAGTGCGGACGCGTCAGAAGTCCGCTGCTGGAGCACTGTCGCTGGACACCCCGGCCGGTGAGGCGGACCGAACCGAGGACGACACGGCGATGCGGTCGACCAGGTCGCCGAGACACGCACTTCAGTCCTCGCGCGTTGCGGACGGGATGGCGGCGCCCGACAAGACCGACGGCAGTTCAACTGTGCACGCCTCCGACAGGATGCGAGTGCAGACGCAGCCGCGGCACAGCAGGACGGCGGCTTCAGACCGAGCTGCGGCGCGATCGACCGGGCGCCACGCGCTGTAGCGCTGTCTGGGAAGGCTCATTGCGCGGCCCACCCGTCATTCGGTCGGGTGTGTCAACGGTCACCGACCCGGGTATGCGTTTGTGCAGAACCTCGGGGAGGCGTTGATGAAGAAGAACAGCAAGACCAGGGACCAACTGGTGAACGAGCTCCGCAGTGCCTATGAGAGCGGCGCCAGCATCAGGAACCTCGTCGCGACCACGGGTCACTCCTACGGCTCGATCCACAGCATGCTCCGCGAGTCGGGTGCGGCGATGCGCAGCCGGGGCGGTCCCAATCACCGCGGGAGGAAGTGACCTGCCGGCCCTCAGGGTTGACGGACCGAGGCCTCGACCAGGTCCAGCACGGCGCCGAGCTTCTCGGGATCGTCACCCGAAGCGAGACGCGCGACCAGCCCGTCGAGCACCAACTCCAGGTAGGTGCGCACCACGTCGCGAGGGACGTCGTCGCGCAGCCGACCTGCCTGTTCCTGGCGTCGTAGCCGTTCGGTGGTGGCCGCCGACAACTCGGCCGACCGCGCCGCCCACTCCCGGCTGAACGCCGGATCGTTGCGCAGCTTGCGGGCGATCTCCAGCCGCGTGGCCAGCCAGTCGAACTGCTCGGGCGCGGCGAGCATGTCGCGCATGACCTGAATCAGGCCCTCGCGGCCGGCCACGTCGGCCATCCGCTCGGCATCCTCGTGAGCCAGCTCGAAGAACAGCGTGTCCTTGTCGCGGAAGTGGTGAAAGATCGCGCCGCGCGACAGCCCGATGGTTTCCTCGAGCCGCCGCACGGTCGCGCTTTCATATCCGTACTGAGCGAAGCACCTGCGGGCGCCGTCGAGTATCTGGCGACGGCGCGCCGCCAGGTGATCGTCGGTCACCCGGGGCATGACAGCCGCCTGTCAGGACTTCAGCATGTTGCGCAGCACGTACTGCAGGATGCCGCCGTTGCGGTAGTAGTCCGCCTCACCGGGGGTGTCGATGCGCACGACCGCGTCGAACTCGACGGTGTCGCCGCCGTCCTTCGACGCGGTGACGTGCACGGTCTTCGGCGACTTGCCCTCGTTGAGGGTCTCGATGCCGCTGATGTCGAACGTCTCGGTCCCGTCGAGCTTCAGCGACGCGGCCGACTCGCCCTCCGGGAACTGCAGCGGGATGACGCCCATGCCGATCAGATTCGAGCGGTGGATGCGTTCGAACGACTCGGCGATCACTGCGCGCACCCCGAGCAGCCCGGTGCCCTTGGCCGCCCAGTCGCGCGAGGATCCCGACCCGTACTCCTTGCCGCCGAGCACGACCAGCGGGATGTCCTGTGCCGCATAGTTCTGCGCGGCGTCGTAGATGAACGCCTGCTCGCCGCCCTTGGTGAAGTCGCGGGTGTAGCCGCCCGACACGTCGTCGAGCAACTGGTTGCGCAGCCGGATGTTGGCGAACGTCCCGCGGATCATCACCTCATGGTTGCCGCGGCGCGAACCGTAGGAGTTGTAGTCCTTCTTGTCGACGCCGTGGGAGTCGAGGTACTGCGCGGCCGGGGTGCCCGACTTGATGCTGCCGGCGGGGGAGATGTGGTCGGTGGTGACCGAATCACCCAGCAACGCAAGCACTCTGGCCCCCTTGATGTCGGAGACGGGCTCCGGATCGGCGGGCATCCCGTCGAAGTACGGAGGCTTGCGCACGTAGGTGGAGTCGGCATCCCACTCGAACGTGTCGCCGCTTGGGGTCGGCAGGTTGCGCCAGCGCTCGTCGCCCTTGAACACATCGGAGTAGTTCTTGACGAACATCTCGGTGTTGATCGCGCCCGCGATGGTGTCGTTGATGTCCTGCTGGCTCGGCCAGATGTCCTTGAGGAACACCGGGTTGCCGTCGTTGTCGGTGCCGAGGCAGTCGTTCTCGAAGTCGAAGTCCATCGAGCCGGCGAGCGCATAGGCGATGACCAGGGGCGGCGAGGCGAGGTAGTTCATCTTGACGTCGGGGTTGATGCGGCCCTCGAAGTTGCGGTTGCCGGACAGCACCGCGGTGACCGAGAGGTCGTTGTCGTTGATCGCCTTGCTGATCTCCTCCGGCAACGGCCCGCTGTTGCCGATGCACGTGGTGCAGCCGTAGC is a window of Mycolicibacterium chubuense NBB4 DNA encoding:
- a CDS encoding PE-PPE domain-containing protein, with amino-acid sequence MRIFAVSTVLAGALSLPLGLATGEAAAATPVLTISGHTLVVRTPMEQELQGRLCRGQFSCQKVDYRSSGLGGRPKVEAVEILQNDLQATAGPAIVFAYSQGGEIATSWLLKYGASTGRVAGQPDEVQFVLAGSPDNGMGGLGPASGSTTAPATPTDTGYTIIEVSREYDLESDFPTKRFNSFANANARSGYFRVHMDYTGVDLTDPNNLVLQKGGTTYVLVPTENLPMLDPLLSLHLNGLHDALNAKLKPIVDSAYDRTGYVTLAEAMAAGWELPNLLTDLPPAAAPAQNAVAGLSVAPSTGSGEKASSAAAPVVSAESADPGIGGRKVSPAVRTRQKSAAGALSLDTPAGEADRTEDDTAMRSTRSPRHALQSSRVADGMAAPDKTDGSSTVHASDRMRVQTQPRHSRTAASDRAAARSTGRHAL
- a CDS encoding helix-turn-helix domain-containing protein yields the protein MKKNSKTRDQLVNELRSAYESGASIRNLVATTGHSYGSIHSMLRESGAAMRSRGGPNHRGRK
- a CDS encoding TetR/AcrR family transcriptional regulator, whose amino-acid sequence is MPRVTDDHLAARRRQILDGARRCFAQYGYESATVRRLEETIGLSRGAIFHHFRDKDTLFFELAHEDAERMADVAGREGLIQVMRDMLAAPEQFDWLATRLEIARKLRNDPAFSREWAARSAELSAATTERLRRQEQAGRLRDDVPRDVVRTYLELVLDGLVARLASGDDPEKLGAVLDLVEASVRQP